From the Halorhabdus utahensis DSM 12940 genome, one window contains:
- a CDS encoding CDC48 family AAA ATPase: MNEVQLEVAKAYPNDSGRGIARLDPDTLLHLKLSPGDIIEIEGAETTAAKVWRADRQDWNTDTVRIDGFTRQNADVGIGERVEIRKAEAEKADSLVLAPPEEASVQFGSDAAGMVKRQILKRPVVERDIVPVMSSTNHPFMRSPGQAIPLIAVETEPEGVVLITEDTDVELREEPISGYDKTGGGITYEDIGGLENEIQRVREMVELPMKHPQIFKKLGIEPPSGVLLHGPPGTGKTLLAKAVANETSASFFSIAGPEIISKYYGESEQQLREIFEDATEESPSIIFIDELDSIAPKREDVTGEVERRVVAQLLTMMDGLESRGQVVVIAATNRVDSVDPALRRPGRFDREIEIGVPDETGREEILKIHTRGMPLSDDVDLPGLAEDTHGFVGADIESLTKEAAMKALRRYLPEIDLDEEDIPPSLIDRMIIKRDDFKGALNEVSPSAMREVLVELPKISWDDVGGLESAKNDVQESIEWPMTTPEKFERMGVAPPSGVLLYGPPGTGKTLMAKAVANETDANFISVRGPQLLSKWVGESEKAIRQTFRKARQVAPTVVFFDELDSLAPGRGGQGSGSNVSERVVNQLLTEMDGLEDMEDVMVIGATNRPDMIDPALIRSGRFDRLVYIGEPDVDGREEILDIHTDDSPLSPDVSLRELAEITEGYVGSDLESIAREAAIQALRESEDAEEIGMAHFRSALEGVRPTVTDDIREYFEQMEDQFKGGGPDSRQPRGSDRIGFQ, translated from the coding sequence ATGAACGAAGTCCAACTTGAGGTCGCGAAAGCCTACCCGAACGACTCGGGGCGGGGTATCGCGCGCCTCGATCCCGACACGCTGCTGCACCTGAAGCTCTCCCCCGGCGACATCATCGAGATCGAAGGGGCCGAAACCACCGCCGCGAAGGTCTGGCGCGCGGACCGGCAGGACTGGAACACCGACACGGTCCGCATCGACGGCTTCACCCGGCAAAATGCCGACGTGGGCATCGGCGAGCGCGTCGAGATCCGCAAGGCCGAAGCCGAGAAGGCCGACTCGCTCGTGCTCGCGCCGCCCGAGGAGGCGAGCGTCCAGTTCGGCTCGGACGCGGCCGGCATGGTCAAACGTCAGATCCTCAAACGCCCGGTCGTCGAGCGCGACATCGTCCCCGTGATGTCCTCGACGAACCACCCCTTCATGCGCTCGCCGGGCCAGGCCATCCCGCTGATCGCCGTCGAGACCGAACCCGAGGGCGTCGTCCTCATCACCGAGGACACCGACGTCGAGTTGCGCGAGGAACCGATCTCGGGATACGACAAGACCGGGGGCGGGATCACATACGAGGACATCGGCGGCCTGGAGAACGAGATCCAGCGCGTCCGCGAGATGGTCGAACTGCCGATGAAACACCCCCAGATCTTCAAGAAACTGGGGATCGAACCGCCCAGCGGCGTCCTCCTCCACGGCCCGCCCGGCACGGGCAAGACGTTGCTGGCCAAGGCCGTCGCCAACGAGACCTCGGCGAGTTTCTTCTCGATCGCCGGCCCGGAGATCATCTCGAAGTACTACGGGGAGAGCGAACAGCAGTTGCGGGAGATATTCGAGGACGCCACCGAGGAGTCCCCGTCGATCATCTTCATCGACGAACTCGACTCGATCGCGCCCAAACGCGAGGACGTCACCGGCGAGGTCGAGCGCCGCGTCGTCGCCCAACTCCTGACGATGATGGACGGCCTGGAATCCCGGGGGCAGGTCGTCGTCATCGCCGCGACCAACCGCGTCGACTCGGTCGACCCCGCGCTCCGGCGGCCCGGTCGCTTCGACCGCGAGATCGAGATCGGCGTGCCCGACGAGACCGGTCGCGAGGAGATCCTCAAGATCCACACCCGCGGGATGCCCCTCTCGGACGACGTCGACCTCCCCGGCCTGGCCGAGGACACCCACGGGTTCGTCGGCGCGGACATCGAGTCCCTGACGAAGGAGGCCGCGATGAAGGCCCTCCGGCGGTACCTCCCGGAGATCGACCTCGACGAGGAGGACATCCCGCCGAGTCTCATCGACCGGATGATCATCAAGCGCGACGACTTCAAGGGCGCACTCAACGAGGTGTCGCCCTCGGCGATGCGGGAGGTGCTCGTCGAGTTACCCAAGATCAGCTGGGACGACGTCGGCGGGCTCGAGTCGGCGAAAAACGACGTCCAGGAGTCCATCGAGTGGCCGATGACCACCCCGGAGAAGTTCGAGCGGATGGGCGTCGCACCCCCGTCGGGCGTCCTGCTCTATGGGCCACCGGGGACCGGCAAGACGCTGATGGCCAAGGCCGTCGCCAACGAGACCGACGCCAACTTCATCTCGGTGCGCGGGCCACAGCTGTTGAGCAAGTGGGTCGGCGAGAGCGAGAAGGCCATCCGCCAGACCTTCCGGAAGGCCCGCCAGGTCGCCCCGACGGTCGTGTTCTTCGACGAACTCGACTCGCTGGCCCCCGGCCGTGGCGGCCAGGGCTCGGGGTCGAACGTCTCCGAGCGCGTCGTCAACCAGCTCCTCACCGAGATGGACGGCCTCGAAGACATGGAGGACGTGATGGTCATCGGCGCGACCAACCGCCCGGACATGATCGACCCCGCTCTCATCCGGTCGGGCCGCTTCGATCGCCTCGTCTACATCGGCGAACCCGACGTCGACGGTCGCGAGGAGATCCTCGATATCCACACCGACGACTCGCCGCTCTCGCCCGACGTCTCGCTGCGCGAACTCGCCGAGATCACCGAGGGCTACGTCGGCAGCGACCTGGAGAGTATCGCCCGCGAGGCGGCCATCCAGGCCCTCCGGGAGAGCGAAGACGCCGAGGAGATCGGCATGGCCCACTTCCGATCGGCCCTGGAGGGGGTCCGGCCGACTGTCACCGACGACATCCGCGAGTACTTCGAGCAGATGGAAGACCAGTTCAAGGGCGGCGGCCCCGACTCACGCCAGCCCCGCGGCTCCGACCGGATCGGCTTCCAGTAG
- a CDS encoding DUF7130 family rubredoxin-like protein translates to MASEPTEVTFGTGVYDEAGNKLGTVRGFDEHGFYVSTDDGIAALSSEHLASGIAGEAELMWRCWSCGEMGQIEQLPEECPSCGAPKEDIYYWEED, encoded by the coding sequence ATGGCGTCCGAACCCACTGAGGTGACCTTCGGGACAGGTGTTTATGACGAAGCAGGCAACAAGCTCGGGACAGTGCGGGGGTTCGACGAACACGGGTTTTATGTCTCGACCGACGACGGGATCGCAGCGCTTTCGAGTGAACATCTCGCAAGCGGGATTGCGGGCGAGGCTGAACTCATGTGGCGCTGTTGGTCCTGCGGCGAGATGGGACAGATCGAGCAACTCCCCGAGGAGTGTCCATCCTGCGGCGCACCCAAAGAGGACATTTATTACTGGGAAGAAGACTGA
- the metX gene encoding homoserine O-acetyltransferase MetX — MTVTAEHETVSVGEFEFECGESIPELEIAYEAYGEFEGDNAVLICHALTGSAHVAAHPDADDATSGQARAWWDDIVGPGKAIDTTEYYVICANVPGSCYGTTGPASTNPETGEPYGTDFPPVTVSDWTEAQRKLLDELGVPHLHAVVGGSVGGMNVLEWAKRHPDHVDRIAPIAASARLDTQSLALHGIKRRAITGDPAWDGGDYYGEEHPNPTDGMALARQIGHVMYLSKASMDRKFGRRSAGRDAHRSFPEEPAASFFPYRDVESYLDYQAEKFVGRFDANAFLTMTRATENYDLAAGFESDADALAAFDGEALVMSFTSDWHFTVAQAESLADSLRDATVGTAHHVIESDHGHDAFLVEPENVGPPLADFLKDGVAGSAITDTSNDAEESTDSDFAPVHTSLFSR; from the coding sequence ATGACGGTCACCGCCGAACACGAGACGGTCTCAGTGGGCGAGTTCGAGTTCGAGTGTGGGGAGTCGATCCCCGAACTCGAGATCGCCTACGAGGCCTACGGCGAGTTCGAGGGCGACAACGCGGTGCTGATCTGTCACGCCCTGACGGGGTCCGCCCACGTCGCCGCCCACCCCGACGCCGACGACGCCACCAGCGGCCAGGCCCGCGCGTGGTGGGACGACATCGTCGGCCCGGGCAAGGCCATCGACACCACCGAGTACTACGTCATCTGTGCGAACGTCCCCGGGTCGTGCTACGGGACGACCGGTCCCGCGAGCACGAACCCCGAGACCGGCGAGCCCTACGGGACGGACTTCCCGCCGGTGACGGTCAGCGACTGGACGGAGGCCCAGCGCAAACTGCTGGACGAACTCGGGGTACCGCATCTCCACGCCGTGGTCGGCGGCAGCGTCGGCGGCATGAACGTCCTCGAATGGGCAAAGCGCCACCCGGACCACGTCGACCGGATCGCCCCGATCGCCGCCTCCGCGCGACTCGACACCCAGTCGCTGGCGCTGCACGGCATCAAGCGCCGCGCGATCACGGGCGATCCCGCCTGGGACGGCGGCGACTACTACGGTGAGGAGCACCCTAATCCCACGGACGGCATGGCCCTGGCACGCCAGATCGGCCACGTGATGTACCTCTCGAAGGCCTCGATGGATCGGAAGTTCGGCCGCCGATCGGCGGGCAGAGACGCCCACCGGTCCTTCCCCGAGGAACCCGCGGCCTCGTTTTTCCCCTACCGGGACGTCGAATCCTACCTCGACTACCAGGCCGAGAAGTTCGTGGGCCGTTTCGACGCCAACGCGTTCCTGACGATGACGCGCGCGACGGAAAACTACGATCTCGCCGCGGGCTTCGAGTCCGACGCCGACGCGCTGGCGGCCTTCGACGGAGAAGCGCTGGTGATGTCATTCACGTCGGACTGGCACTTCACCGTCGCCCAGGCCGAATCCCTGGCAGACTCCCTCAGGGACGCAACGGTCGGGACGGCCCACCACGTGATCGAATCCGACCACGGCCACGACGCGTTCCTCGTCGAACCCGAGAACGTCGGCCCACCGCTCGCGGACTTCCTCAAAGACGGCGTCGCCGGGTCGGCCATCACGGATACGAGCAACGACGCCGAGGAGTCGACCGACAGCGACTTCGCGCCCGTCCACACGAGCCTGTTCTCGCGGTAA
- a CDS encoding O-acetylhomoserine aminocarboxypropyltransferase/cysteine synthase family protein, producing MSGQESPSRQFGTRCLHAGQSPDPETGAVAPPIYQTTSYAFEDADRAADLYALEAEGNVYSRFDNPTVRSLERRLASLESGVDAVATASGMAALDATTTALASAGENIVSAASIYGGTHSYLTTTARERGIEARFVDTLDYGAYAATIDDETAYVHLETIGNPSLVTPDIERIADIAHDHGAPLVVDNTFATPYLCNPIEHGADVVWESTTKWIHGSGTTVGGVVIDGGSFPWADHPEKYPALGESAGALDDESFVDRFGERAFAVATRQRAVRNVGDGQKPFDAWATLQGAETLAVRMERHCENATRVAEFLADHPAVEWVSYPGLESHETNEQASEYLQGGFGGMVTFGLSGGYEGAKRLCEETDLAQFLANVGDAKTLIIHPASTTHAKLSPEEQRASGVAPDMIRLSVGIEDVRDIIGDLKEGIETAT from the coding sequence ATGAGCGGTCAGGAATCCCCATCACGACAGTTCGGGACGCGGTGTCTGCACGCGGGCCAGTCGCCGGATCCCGAGACCGGCGCAGTCGCACCGCCGATCTACCAGACGACCTCCTACGCCTTCGAGGACGCCGATCGGGCGGCAGATCTCTACGCCCTGGAGGCTGAGGGCAACGTTTACAGTCGCTTCGACAACCCGACGGTCCGATCGCTGGAACGTCGACTGGCGTCGCTCGAGAGCGGCGTCGACGCCGTCGCGACTGCGTCAGGAATGGCCGCTCTGGACGCGACGACGACAGCCCTCGCCAGTGCGGGCGAGAATATCGTCTCAGCCGCCTCGATCTACGGCGGAACCCATTCCTATCTGACGACGACCGCCCGCGAGCGAGGGATCGAAGCGCGGTTCGTCGACACCCTCGATTATGGGGCCTACGCGGCGACCATCGACGACGAGACGGCCTACGTCCACCTCGAAACCATCGGCAACCCCTCGCTCGTGACGCCGGACATCGAGCGGATCGCCGACATCGCCCACGATCACGGTGCGCCGCTCGTCGTGGACAACACCTTTGCGACGCCCTATCTCTGCAATCCGATCGAACACGGCGCGGACGTCGTCTGGGAGTCGACGACGAAGTGGATTCACGGCTCCGGGACCACTGTTGGCGGCGTCGTGATCGACGGCGGAAGCTTCCCCTGGGCGGACCATCCCGAAAAGTATCCCGCGCTGGGCGAGAGTGCCGGCGCGCTGGACGACGAGAGCTTCGTCGATCGCTTCGGCGAGCGGGCCTTCGCCGTGGCAACGCGCCAGCGGGCCGTCCGAAACGTCGGCGACGGCCAGAAACCCTTCGATGCCTGGGCGACGCTCCAAGGGGCCGAAACCCTGGCTGTCCGGATGGAACGTCACTGCGAGAACGCCACACGTGTCGCCGAGTTCCTCGCCGACCATCCTGCCGTGGAGTGGGTGTCCTATCCGGGTCTGGAATCCCACGAGACCAACGAGCAAGCCAGCGAGTATCTGCAGGGTGGATTCGGCGGCATGGTCACGTTCGGCCTCTCCGGGGGGTACGAGGGGGCCAAACGGCTCTGTGAGGAGACCGACCTCGCGCAGTTCCTCGCGAACGTCGGCGACGCCAAGACGCTGATCATCCACCCGGCCTCGACGACCCACGCCAAACTCTCGCCCGAGGAACAGCGGGCGAGCGGCGTCGCGCCCGACATGATCCGGTTGTCGGTCGGGATCGAAGACGTCAGAGACATCATTGGGGACCTCAAAGAGGGAATCGAGACAGCTACATGA
- a CDS encoding phospholipase D-like domain-containing protein — protein MPDIQTLKSTYFVQSDDADPPTKPEPTTYENSDLVPLIDGDEYFSDLAGELAALGDGPDSDQHFVYSTGWQFDLKGLVELAPGSAGMSGKPGMRTGPFKLTASADPLLDLLKTKARAGVDVRLLGNVFWALMGTPGGWLGRQLFPNQAGAWTRVSASTLHSIADLREESKLSNDCCLNTLSHTVGSAHAKLVVLRNKNGFVAYTGGIDFEGSRHAARDHSESAWHDIQVKITGPAVQSIYDVFRALWNEQVDRDSMTFSVGDNRVPSVPSGAEDVPGKSLAASNAGTHHVQSHITIPQFNYETASFAPEGESLSFAPAGRFEVANAWQTAIEGAEEYVYIENYEFGSPTVMSWLNGRLKAESDLKVILLSGTRPPSEPALSVWSKRAIKQELLDGLNQAQKDRIAIFGREDAYVHSKTLLIDDSWVCIGSPNCSPRSLYTDIEHCVTALDEAGTLVPAYRAELWGEHLGVSESQRQAGFPLEQALHAFDNNWGSSGLGVSSPPLKRFSVSSIDSASTGVTDFQEYKHRTLDKPDSRENWGVFPG, from the coding sequence ATGCCCGACATTCAAACACTCAAATCGACGTACTTCGTACAGAGTGACGACGCCGATCCGCCGACGAAGCCCGAACCGACGACGTACGAGAACAGCGATCTCGTTCCGCTGATCGACGGTGACGAATACTTCAGCGATCTGGCCGGCGAACTGGCCGCCCTCGGCGACGGGCCGGATTCCGACCAACACTTCGTGTATTCGACTGGGTGGCAGTTCGACCTCAAGGGACTGGTGGAACTCGCGCCTGGTTCGGCCGGGATGAGCGGCAAGCCCGGCATGCGGACGGGGCCGTTCAAACTCACGGCCAGCGCCGATCCGTTGCTGGACCTACTCAAAACGAAGGCTCGTGCTGGCGTCGACGTCCGCCTCCTCGGAAACGTCTTCTGGGCGTTGATGGGGACGCCAGGCGGCTGGCTGGGTCGCCAGCTGTTCCCGAACCAGGCAGGGGCCTGGACCAGAGTCTCCGCGAGTACACTCCACTCGATCGCCGACCTCCGGGAGGAGTCAAAACTCTCGAACGACTGTTGTCTCAACACGCTGTCTCACACCGTCGGTTCCGCACACGCTAAACTCGTCGTACTCCGGAACAAAAACGGGTTCGTCGCCTACACTGGCGGGATCGACTTCGAAGGGAGTCGCCACGCCGCTCGCGACCACTCGGAGTCCGCCTGGCACGACATTCAGGTGAAGATCACGGGGCCTGCCGTCCAGAGCATCTACGACGTGTTTCGGGCGTTGTGGAACGAACAGGTCGACCGCGATTCGATGACGTTTTCGGTCGGCGATAATCGAGTCCCGTCTGTCCCTTCGGGGGCGGAAGACGTCCCCGGGAAGTCCCTGGCAGCGTCGAACGCGGGAACCCACCACGTGCAATCGCACATCACCATTCCACAATTCAATTACGAGACTGCCAGTTTCGCCCCGGAGGGCGAGTCGCTCTCGTTCGCACCTGCTGGCCGATTCGAAGTCGCCAATGCGTGGCAAACAGCCATCGAGGGGGCCGAGGAATACGTCTACATCGAGAACTACGAGTTCGGATCGCCGACGGTCATGTCCTGGCTGAATGGACGGCTCAAGGCCGAGTCCGATCTCAAGGTCATCCTCCTTTCGGGCACGCGTCCGCCAAGCGAGCCAGCATTGAGTGTCTGGAGCAAACGCGCGATCAAGCAGGAACTGCTCGACGGGTTGAACCAGGCCCAGAAGGACCGGATCGCGATTTTCGGACGCGAGGACGCTTACGTTCACTCCAAAACGCTGCTGATAGACGATTCCTGGGTGTGTATCGGGTCCCCGAACTGCTCGCCACGGAGCCTCTATACCGATATCGAGCATTGTGTGACTGCCCTGGACGAAGCCGGCACTCTCGTCCCGGCGTATCGCGCCGAATTGTGGGGCGAACACCTCGGAGTCTCCGAATCGCAACGACAGGCCGGATTCCCGCTGGAGCAGGCACTCCATGCGTTTGACAACAACTGGGGGTCTTCGGGACTCGGTGTGTCTTCCCCTCCGTTGAAGCGCTTTTCGGTCAGTTCGATCGATTCAGCGTCGACCGGCGTCACTGATTTCCAGGAGTACAAACACCGGACGCTGGACAAACCGGATTCCCGTGAGAACTGGGGGGTGTTCCCGGGATGA